A segment of the Zingiber officinale cultivar Zhangliang chromosome 8B, Zo_v1.1, whole genome shotgun sequence genome:
GACCACCCGCCGCTgccgctgccgccgccgccgtcgcAGTTGCACCTGAAGCCCCCCGCAGCGCCTAGATCTCTCGGCGAACCCTTCCACTCCCGCTCCCGCTCCCAGCCTGCGGCCTGCTTCTCCTTCGACTCCTCGCCCACCACCTCCCTCTCCGACTCCCTCTCCATGGACGACCACGACATCGCCCAGGTCGCCGCCGCCGACAGCGACCTTCCGCCTCGCGGGGCCCACCGGCGATCTCAGAGCGACGTGCCCTTCGCCTTCCTGCCTCCTCTGCCCCTGCCACCCGGCGCCGGAGTCAAGATGGAGGTCCAGTGGGACCGGGGGTTCGACGGCGAAGATTTGTTCAGCACCTACATGAACTTGGATGGCTTCGACATGCTCACGGACGGCAGAGAGAACGAGGCGGAGAGCAACTCGTCGGGGGCGGTGCAGCGGGGCGCCGCCGGGGACCCTGCTCTGGTTACGGCGGCTTCCCGGCATTGCAGGAGTCTCTCGATGGACAGCTTCATGAGGAAGTTCAACTTCGAGGAGGAGGAATCAGCAAAGCTGCAGCCGCCTCGCGGATCGCGAGCAAGATCGAGCGCTAAGCTGGTCAATTCTATGGGCACGGAGCCTAGCACCTTCAGCTTGGATTTTGGTAACGGCCAATTTACGCCGCCCGAGATGAAGAAAATCATGGAGAACGAAAAACTCGTGGAGCTGGCAATGGCGGATCCCAAACGTGTTAAAAGGTTAGATCACGAACATCAAAATCGAACCTTTTCGTATCAAAATTGCACGGACGACGACGATGCTGATGAATTCAAATTTGTGTTTTAAGGATACTAGCGAATCGACAGTCAGCTGCGCGATCCAAGGAGCGAAAAATGCGATACATtgcagagttagaacacaaagtGCAGCTGTTGCAGACAGAAACCACCGCTATGTCAGCACAGTTCACGTTGTTGCAAGTGAGTTGTTCATCTCTACtgctactactactactattattatttttaattgagtTTCTATTACTTTCACTGCAGAGGGACTCAGCTGGACTTGTAAATCAGAACAATGAGCTCAAGTTCCGACTTCAATCGATGGAGCAACAAGCACAACTTAGAGATGGTAAATTTTATCACTAGAAAAAAGTTTGTTTTGATACTTTATTCTTGGTGCAGATAGATAATTTATACAATAAGGATGACAACTCAATCGAATCTAGTTGTAGATTGCTTTTTGTCATTATTGTTGTGGTTATTTCTCTTTACGTTTGACGGAAAATATAGATAAAAGATCAAATTAGGATTAGTAGTTAATAGGAATAGTAATTCTATTCCCAATGAACTCTTGAGGAATAAAGATTCTCATGTTTAGTTGCAAAAATAAAGTTAAATATCAATTCTCCACGGAATTGTTATTCCCAATTTCTAAGAAATTATGTATTCCTTATCTATTCCGTTGTTCAAGTGCCAAAAACCTAATATCCATCATAACCTTCCTGAAAGAGTTAAAGACTTTTGCCATATAATAAAACCTAATATCCATCATAACCTTCTTTTCAAGTTACCTTTATACTACTCAAAGATTTCAGCAAAGCATTTATTCCTTCAACTACTCTATTTTTCATTACAGCTTTAAATGAGGCATTGACTGCAGAAGTTCAACGACTGAAACTTGCTGCAAGTGGGCTTGTAGATGCTCATGATTCAACCAACACCAACCAACAAACATCACTTAACGCTCGAACAATGGATTGCAGACAAGATCAATGATCCCATCAAGGTGGAAGGTTGCTATGTACAGGGCTTCATCAGTTACTTAGTTGGGCGTTTCTTCCAATCGATTATCTTGATGTGCTCATTTGTTCAATTTATCAAGATTGACATATTCTTTTAAATGTTGAAAAtttgtattttggattgttgtTGATCATATAGACATATCAAAGTTTTCAAACTAGTATGAGATGGTTGGTTTGAGGAATGCATGTGCCATGCAAATTTGACAGTCATTAAGTTGCATTGTGTGTAATTTTTAAGCACATTATATAGTTAGCCAGCATATCAAAGATGAAACTCAGTCACACAAATTTCACAAGTGTTGATATATTTTCCTTTGCTCGATCATGTTCAGTATTTTAGCCGTCTCAATTCTGAATTGTAAGGCTATGAGTGGAAGATTGTTCTTAGAGCCACTTCTAACATACCTGCTATAGAATATGGTTCTACACAGCCACTCTCAACTTGATAGTTatacagaaagaagaagattCCAAAATAAAACAGGTGAGGTAATGTGTTGAATATATGAACTATATGTAAACGATATCATTGACTGCGTTCGAAGAAGCAAAGCAATGGATAACCATGACGGGATTCAAAACTTGAACTATATTGATGATTGGATCAATTCTAACTTATTTGCTAAGTGTGTGGACACTGATTTCTCAAACTCAACTGCCATTGTTGGCCTTAGATTTCAGACTCAGAGGTGGAGGTTTTCattttgatcaaaattttgaATGGTCTCCTATGCctattgatcatgtctgaaagtgGTGGAGATGAAGTCTTGAGCAGATGATTTTGTTGTTGACTTGGAGAAGACACTGGGATAGAAAAGAAATGACACCTAACACTCTTCCGGGACGTTCCTTCCTGACTACACCGCAAAAAGAGCAAAAGAAACGTTAGAGCGAGAACCAGACAAGGGGTCCGCAGACAATCTGACGCTTAAATTAGTACAGTGGTCGAGCGAAAAATCGAGAAGAAAATAAACAGTAGATGCATGCGCACAATGTAAGGCGTGAGGATGTTTTTCTGTTCCTAGCCAACAGAGATAACCTCTTTTATGCTAATTTTCATAACATCCGCAATAATGAAGTGACAAAAAATATTTGGTGTTAGAACATGCTTGGTGATGGAAGATGTACAACATGGAAGATGTGCAGTCATCTTCCAACGAATCTTTCGTTACCGGTATATGAATCGCTTTTTATAACTTCTGTCATCAATGAGGCAGTTGAGAGAATATGTTGTCAGAATGTCGGGTGATGGAAGATGTATAACCATCCTTTGAGGAAGGTTCTATCGCACATATATATTATAGTAGCAAAATATCCTCTGACAAGTAGCTATTATTCGTTAACAGGTTGTTGCGATTCCCTTATAATGTTGTCAACTGGAGGTAGTCTGACTGATGACCTAATAGCCAACTGGATGTATGATGGGAGACTGACAATAAAAATAGGGAACTAAGTCCCTTAAATCCGATCAACTCTTAGATCGACCGATCGTATGTTGAGAGTTGCCTTAATGCTGAGAGATAGGGAGTTATGTCTTGTAAGCCCGATCGTTGTGGGAGATGACCAGGTTTATTCTCTGTATCTTAATACTGAGGTATGGAGTGCTGAGGCTCTTAAATCTGACTGGCTATAAAGCTGACCAACTCCGTACTGAACTCCTTAGTGTTGAGGAGTGTGAAGCTTAGTCTTGGTGAGAGCGACTTCGCCATCAACCTATACTCTTATCCTGATTGCCACTTCATCCTGATTTTGACTACCACTTCACCTTGACTTAACTTCCACCTCACTACTGGTCCACTTATAACATACCATATCATCTATCTTGGATGCACTTTTTATGATGTCACATTTCTACACTTAATTGGTTTTCAAGGCATCCCAACCCTTTTACCCTTTCATTGATTATGCATTTTGGGTTGTTTGATCATAACGGTTTTTGTATAGCCATAGGTTTTAAGGATGTGTCTATGTAAGCCATTTATCCCTAGGGTGGTAGACAAGTCAAGCCAAGTCAAGTTTTGTGGTGTTAAAAGTTATTTAATAAGGTAGCTAAGTCGAGCCAAGTCGAACCTAAAATgaactaaactattaaaatgaTTGTTGAAGCTTTGTTTGGTttcttttttatgagcttgaccTTGATTTAAgtttcgtttagatgttatcgagctctcaattcaaggttatttgattgtttgaaacttttacattttaaacttgtttggttgattattgagtttgataatacaaatttatttgttcatttaaaattttttatccatttattttgcatgttaataaaaatttcattgataaatatggttcataaatattgttcacgaatgttgttcataaatattgttcacgaataacgagctaaacacatatgcattcaaatttatttatttagtttaatgaattgatcaagtttatttatttaattgatcctgtctgcattgaataataaacataaataagCTCCGAATACCAAATTTAATCATGAACATTCAGTTCatttacaattttatttatcCCAATGTCACTTTTCTCTCCATTTGAAGCTTCCCTTTCACTTGACCTCTCTTGTTGTTTTTTGTTTGTTGAGACCACAATGCTCGATGAGGGAATTAAATATTTCTTCTTGTTGACTAGTGGTGAATAAATTGAATTGCATAGAAAATTGGCACTGAGAATGTATGGAAATATTTCGTGTTGAATTGATCCTCGTTCAACCGCCTTTATAAAAACAGGTTTGATTCTACGTTCTTCCTATTGTAGCAATGCGTTACTTAATAACTTACAGGTGTTGCAGTAATGTATTCGACTGCATGAACATAAAATGTGAAGAATACTATGAAAATTTGGATAGTTGAACCAGTGATAAAGAACATGAAAGtggaagacttaacttgattCTAGCTTCACCTTTGCAAGAGCATGAACATGTAGATAATTCACCGGTTCCTTTGAAGTCTACATACTGTTGAAAATTTGTGAAGAATATCGTCCATTTCCGTTAACAAGGGTGGGGAAGGAAGGTGGTCTGCCCCTAATTTTCATTCTGCGGCATTAGAACGGACAGGTAGCTCAAGGATTAGCTTCGTAGGAGTCAGGGCCATCCCTTGTCACACTGCTTCCTAGAGGATCGAAATTCATGTGCCATTTAATAGTTAATAAATGCTTATTATTGACGGCCGCACTAGTTTAAATCTGAGGAGGATCTGCTGAGAATGTGCCACTCAAGGCCATGTCTCTGCTTTCTGTATTCTCGCATGGGACAAAAGTGGCGTTCTGTGGACAAAAAAAGTCATGCTCTTTGCATTCAGAGTTCTAACATTCCAGGGCACAAAACCTTGTTGCAAGATGAATATCAAGCCAAGTCGTGCTAGTACAAAGTCAGAACTTCCTCTTTATCCTTTTTTGTTCGAACTAGCACAAAGTCAGAACTTCCTCTTTATCCTTTTTTGTTCGAAAAAAATTGATGGGATGAAAAGTTAAAGATACAGAGGTCTCGTTGATCATTCATAGACTTTATTCCGGCCTATAAACAGATGACATCAATATCGAATTAGAGAAGGAGTCTTCGACGTTAGCTCTCCGACGTTCAAATCAGTCACCTGCGATAATATAGAAGGCGGAGTAATAAAAATGAACACTGTAGCGCAAATAATATATATCCCACGCCACCATCGATACttggacctccctttatatagagttcctgTAGTACGTGAACGCTTCCCGAGGCAAGCACATTTCTCGAAATtctccctgaaaagacttgtcagtaaagtgtctccgACATAATATCTTAACAAGTTGAGTATATccctgatgtgacagtggaaacttccatcgtGCGATCATCTTGTCGATCGTGCCTGGTGTCAGCGGctctaactcccaaaaggatgtcgagataTAACACAGTAGGTCCGTTGCTAGACCGAGCGAGTTAACCACTCGGCCAGAACTTCGCTGCGCTTGTGCCTCGTCCGCTCGGCCGAAACTCTGTTGCGCTTGTGCCGAGTCCTGTTGCTAGGCCTAGCGGAGTAGCTGCTCAGCTAGGATTCTGCATATTGTCTCCTCTTTTTAGTGTCCAACACCCCGCGCCTCGTCCGCTCGGGCCTATGTCGAGTCTTGTTGTTGGGCCTAGCAGGGTAGTTACTTGGCCAAGATTCTACATATCGTCTCCTCCTTTTGGTGTCCAATAACATCCCATTGAGCGTCGATTGTTTGACACATCTCCTCGAGTCAAAGGTGGGGTCAGACCGGAACTTTCTCCTCCCGGTCGGGGGCCTGATCGTCTGACCGGCCAAACGAATGACCGGCCAATACGATTATCATTCGTTTGGCCATATGATACCTAAATGTTGATCGTCCTAATTTTGATCTCCATCGTGACAACTAACCCTACAGGATGGGCCCTCCTTATCGCCGCATCACCAACCAAACACAAAGATTATGTGTGTGCCACTTTAAGTATCTGAAGAACAAAATGATGCAGTGCAAGCTTAATTTGGCGAGTTCCTTCATCTGCTAAATCAGAATAcagaaccaaggaagaagaacatgCTCTGATCAGACATTTTTCTAAAACTTTTGTTCAGTTAATACTGTACACGGGAATTTGAGGAAATACTGATCATCGGTGTTCAGGCACACCTTGACCATGTTATTTGATCAGACTTCCCTACTCGAAACGTACTTCTAAGCCAACATAGCTCaaagaaccaaaaaaaaaaaaaaaaacacatggaCATCTTATCAGAGCCTTTCATTCTTTTAGAATAACACTGCACTGGAAGCATATACGTTGCCTTGTAGTAACATCTACATAATTGGATGCTTCTAGCTTTTCGTTTCATATACCGAAGGAAACAGCCTTGTGCAGGAATGCATAGTTGATTCATTAACTATGTTCTATTGTATTATCTTATTTCTTAATCAACACAAAAGTGGGTCTGGCTGCATCAATAGCTGCCATCATTCATAGTTATTCTTTTCCCAACGGCATGGTCTGGGAATCATTTTGTCACACTCATAGCAAGCTTATAGCAATAAAACAAAcaatttaacaaaaataaattataaaaaaataaaataaaaatggctCTGCTCACGAAATCCCTATGTGATTGGGCCAAGTATTCCACGTGGCCGCGCTAGAAAACAGGCACGTCTCCTCCTTCTCACCACTTCATCAGCAGCGTCAAACACGTACCCCGACCGCTGTTTTGCTAATACCGCGCTCCACTTCGTTTCCGGTTGACGGGCCTTAACGTGTGTTCCAATGTTTCCCGGCTCGCCGATTGCACGGCCGCACGACCAACTCCTTAACAGCCCACCAAAGGGAACGCCTCAGTCGACTCCGCCGCACTCCGCCTCCGCCTCCCCGCAGCACCCCATCAAGTTCCCTTCCGCCTACTCTTTCCCCTTCTGCAACCGTCCCGCCCTCGTCCTATCCCTCCTGGCTCTGCAGCTCATCCTCCTCCTCTCCGCTCGCTTACTCCCTGCGCCCCGCCTCCCCGGACCCCACCTTCACCGCTTCGGCTACGGCTCGTGCTCCTCCTCCGGATATATCTACGTCTACGATCTTCCTCCTGTGTTTAATTCGGATATCCTCGCCGAATGCCACCACCTCAATCCATGGCACTCCCGATGCGCCGCGCTTTCCAATTCCGGGTTTGGCCCTCGCGCCGACGACCTCGCCGGTGTGGTTCCATCCACCTTGCTCCCCTCGTGGTACTCCACCGACCAATTCACCGCCGAGGTCATTTTCCACCGCCGAATCCTCGGTCACCGCTGCCGCACGACCGATCCATCCGTCGCGACTGCCTTCTACGTCCCCTTCTACGCCGGACTCGCCATCGCCAAGCACCTGTGGTCCACCGGCTCCAGCTCACGAGACAGAGACAACGACGGTGCCCTCCTCCTCCGGTGGATTAAGGACCAACTTCCGTGGCAGCGATCTGGCGGCTGGGATCACTTCATCGTGCTGGGACGGATCACGTGGGACTTCCGGCGGTCAAGGGAGGGCGACTGGGGCGGCAACTTCCTCTACATGCCCGGGATGGAGAACGTCACCCGACTCCTCATCGAGCGCAACCCGTGGGACAGCAAGGACGTCGGAATCCCCTACCCCACCCGCTTCCACCCCCGGACCGCCGGCGACGTCCGCGAGTGGCAGCGGTTCGTGCTGAGCCGGAATCGGTCGACTCTGTTCGGGTTCGCGGGGGCGTTGCGGGCTGCGGTCAAGGACGACTTCCGGGGTCTGCTTATGCGCGAGTGCACGCGCGCGGGAAGCGGGCAGTGCCGCCACGTGGACTGCGGGAGCGGCCGGTGCGGCAACCGCAGCGCCGAGACCATGGGCCTCTTCCTAGACTCCGTCTTCTGCCTGCAGCCACGCGGCGACAGCTTCACGCGGCGATCGATGTTCGACTGCATGTTGGCGGGCACCGTGCCGGTGCTCTTTTGGCGGCGCAGCGCCTACGTGCAGTACGGGTGGTACCTCCCGCCGGAGGGGGAGTGGTCGGTGTTCATCGACCGGAGGGAAGTGAGGAGCGGAGCGGCGCGGGTGAGGGAGGTGTTGGAGGGGATAGGAGAGGAGCGAGCGCGCCGGATGAGGGAGAGGGTGGTGGAGATGATACCGAGGCTGGTCTATGCGGCGGCTGAGGAGGGGCTAGGGGAAGGCATGCAGGACGCTTTCGACGTGGCCGTCGATGGCGTGCTCCGGGGGTTCCGGGAGCAGCGTCGCCGCCGGCTGGGGAGGGAGGAGGATAGGGGAGTGTAGATACAAAATCGATAATACGAATTATTAACTACAGACGGCAACATGCACCATTGATTGAGATTTGGATCGAGAAAGCAGCTGTTACAAGATTTGCACCTTCAATTTTATGAGATCGACCAAGAAACATGGGGTTCAATACCAACATCAGCGAAGAAGAACCGTTTATGGTTAATTTGTTGAATAATAATTTGTTGTAAAATGGCATACGAATTTTCAGCATATGGCTTCAGTTGCCGAGTATAGTcctattatcattattattatttattttattcgtcGAGTTTATTCGTTTTAAAGATAGACAATATTTTTGCAGTGTTCTCACGGGCACAGTTGGTATTTCAATGGTAGATAAATGGatacacaaaattaaaaaataaaaaattaatcggTTTGAATAGTAAATACTTGaattaacataaaataaaaaaaatcaaaaaacgcAATGAGGTAATATTTGTTCATGATAATGGGATTGTTTTTTCACACATCAGATTGACTTgttaataagaaaaccaaaatacgtGACGTTCTATGCTAACATAATGCCTTCTGATCAACAGAGTGAATCTGTCCAGCCGCATTAGATATACCAGGAAATTAAAATGCAACATCCAATCAGGAAGACGTTCTCTAAGTTTCATATGCAGCCTCATGAACAAATCACTGCAAACAAAAGTCCCAAcgtcaggcaagcaagtaattCATTCTATTGTATATATTATTTGCATTGTAATCTTACAATCCCTGTAATATATGTAATTGAACTATGCCACGGCCAAATGCCTGGCGATTTCATGTTTTCAAGAGCCTAATTATCACACAAAATCAACAAGggcaaaaaattataaaaaaaaagttcTATGGGTAAATACAATGCACATAAAATTAGATCAAAATTGTTTTGCAGAACCTGCTGCAATGATACGTTATACAATTGCCATCATGGCCTACCTCAAACATTTACCAGTTTGGGACGTCCAGTTTTCTCATCTATTACCACACGCAGACCAATACCATCAATCTCAGGTGTGTTCACAGGCtgctgtaactgaaactcggatAATTCATTCTGGTTTTCCAAATTTCCTTCTAGCAAGTTCCTTATAGCCCACAATCCCCATTCTCTTACCAAGGGATTGTCCTCGTCAACAACACATTGTTGCAACAGCAAAGGAATAGCTTTAAGCTGTCTGATCTCATCTTGAACCTTTTTCCTGCCATGTAGACAATTGGCAATAACAGAAACTAGGTCTCTCCGATACCCTCTATAAGGGCAGACCTTTCTAGCGGCTGCTGATGGTCCTGACTGGTCCCTAGTGTTCATGGATTTTCTAATAATTGCTGGTGGCTCAAGCTCACCTAATAAACACAAAAGATGCTGTAGAAGGCCTGCAGATAACAATGAATCAACATAGGAGTCTCCAGCATGTGAAACAGAATTCTCCCAAGCACATATATGCCTCAAAATAACAAGTGAATAGCCTAGGACATCAACTGCAGAGCAACCAGTTGGAAGATCAGAATTTCCAAGAGAAGTAAATTCAACAAGTGATGATGCTTTTTTGAGGACTTTCAGAActtcaagtgcaaaaagattgGAAATTATGGAAACATCCTTAGGTCGATCTCTCAAGTATTCTATCAAAACTTCAAGAAGGAATGTCTGATCTATAGTAAAGTGCACAGACCCACACTTTATTGAGTTATCCAAAGTACCAAGTAGGTCTAATCCCATAAACACACACGGGAAGTATGGTTCTTCAATGCAAACTTTGCAAAGGAGCCAATATAGCCAATCACCCTTGTATGCCACTGCAGTAGAAAGCAGAAACACAATCAATGAATGTCCAAGAGCAGTCATGCAATTTTGGAGAGTACATGAGATTAATAAGCCAAAGAATAAACAAGTGAGTCAGCAAAAAAAAACCTAGCGCAGTGTTAAGAAACATGAAAAATCTAAAATTGAATTGAAAATGTCATGTTATTAACAAACTTTGCAAGGAAGCCAATATAAACAATTCTCTTACAACCAAATGCATAGAAAAACACAACAAATTTCTTGAAAGCATTTATGCAACCCTAGGAGTGAGTGAATAAAATAATAACCAGACAGAAAAAAGCAAGTTCTTTCGTCAACAATATGCAGTGTTAAAAAATTCAAGAAATTGAAACTAATTGAAATATGTTGTTtgttaaataaaattacaaaagtGAAAACTATATAGATTATACATCCAAGTAAATTCAATCTCGAACACATTCTTAGTGGCAAATCAATTAGTAACATCTTTTGTGTGTATGTGGTTCTAGAAGATCCAAATGTATAAACGATAAGGCATAAAACAACCTGCACGAGCTGTGGTTATGACCTCCAAAAGAATTGGCAATCCGGTCTCAGTGTTGCAAAGCTCTGCCAGCCTCTGACGCCCTCCCCCGGAAGAACAGCACGTGTCCAAAACCATGCACAGAGGATCACAGATAGCCGGCTCATGGTACCGAGCCACCTGAAGTAACAAAGTTGGAAAGAACCTGGCCCACACGGCCGACCGATGCGCCTCCCCGGCAGCTGCAGCGTTCCCCAACGCCTGAAGCGCGGTGCGCACGACGTCGGCCGGCGCCGGCGGATCTCTCAGGAGAATGGATGCAATTTGATCAGGGCCACCGAGCTCAATGAAGGCGTCCTGGTTGGTGGCGTCCCCAGCGCAGAGATTGCGGACGAGCCGGAGGAGAGGGAGGATGGCGGGCGCAGGGTCGTCGGTGAGGCAGTGGAGGGCCGCACCGAGGGCTCCGCTGGAGGCGAGGCGAGCGCGGCCCTGGGGGGTTCTGGAAGCTTCCACGAGGCGTTCTAGGGTTTCCTCTCCTGCGCCCGCCGCGAGGGGATCGCCTTGATCGGCCATTAGGAAAATAATTGCGTCGAGGAGGGGTAAAAATTGCTCGGCAACTCACCAGATCGCTTAAAACACGCAAAACGCCTACAAATGAACACTTATTTACTAAAATACCCTTCCGAAAATTAAATTTCCAAATTATGGTGCTCAGAAACTTGGGCAACTACTCAGCAATGCAGAAGCAGAACAGAGAGACGGTAAAGCTGAATTAAATCTACATACTAGAAAGGTCTATGAGCTTAGCACACAACTTGAAGTATGTTAACCACGATCAGTGACTATTGAATTTATGCTTCAAGCTACAAATGAAAAAGAGATGGCATTAGAGGATGTTATGAATTCAGCTACCGAAGGAAAAAGGTTTTTTGAAAACTTGTCTAAGACTCAGGAGAAATAACTTCATGAATCTAagaatcaaattcaaattttgcAAAAAGAGCTCAAGTACTCAAGTGACGAAGCAAAAGTGTTCAAGAACAAATAGCAGTATGTATCGAGTGATCGAGAGAAGAAAGTACTTGAGAAGCTAAAAAATAAGTTGAAGACAAAGTGGAATACGGCCGGCTTTGAGGCATGTCACCGGGGCGATGACCAAGGGCTCTTAATTTTTAGGAGTCCCCAAATTTGACacgcatatataatatatattatatatacttagattgttttaataaaaatctaaaaaatatatttgattggattattttaataaagtccaaatatatatatattttgttgaattgttttaataaagaccaaaaaatatattttctattaaaatttaagaacaaaatctaaacaaagaaaagaaagaagaaaggtaaactatctttttttctctttccaagattttatttattgtatAATTCTTGCTTCATTAATTTGATTACATAAGTCATAAGACTCTAAAGAGTAAAGTATGAATCTTGAACGctaattttctccttttttctcctttgaatctcttctaattaaattaaaaaaatatattaattttagtttcatcaacatcatcattcatcaatatataaacttacaacataaattaca
Coding sequences within it:
- the LOC122017526 gene encoding bZIP transcription factor 29-like isoform X2, whose product is MEEAAGGMTMLQQQQHGASSPLFPDHPPLPLPPPPSQLHLKPPAAPRSLGEPFHSRSRSQPAACFSFDSSPTTSLSDSLSMDDHDIAQVAAADSDLPPRGAHRRSQSDVPFAFLPPLPLPPGAGVKMEVQWDRGFDGEDLFSTYMNLDGFDMLTDGRENEAESNSSGAVQRGAAGDPALVTAASRHCRSLSMDSFMRKFNFEEEESAKLQPPRGSRARSSAKLVNSMGTEPSTFSLDFGNGQFTPPEMKKIMENEKLVELAMADPKRVKRILANRQSAARSKERKMRYIAELEHKVQLLQTETTAMSAQFTLLQRDSAGLVNQNNELKFRLQSMEQQAQLRDALNEALTAEVQRLKLAASGLVDAHDSTNTNQQTSLNARTMDCRQDQ
- the LOC122017526 gene encoding bZIP transcription factor 29-like isoform X1; translated protein: MEEAAGGMTMLQQQQHGASSPLFPDHPPLPLPPPPSQLHLKPPAAPRSLGEPFHSRSRSQPAACFSFDSSPTTSLSDSLSMDDHDIAQVAAADSDLPPRGAHRRSQSDVPFAFLPPLPLPPGAGVKMEVQWDRGFDGEDLFSTYMNLDGFDMLTDGRENEAESNSSGAVQRGAAGDPALVTAASRHCRSLSMDSFMRKFNFEEEESAKLQPPRGSRARSSAKLVNSMGTEPSTFSLDFGNGQFTPPEMKKIMENEKLVELAMADPKRVKRILANRQSAARSKERKMRYIAELEHKVQLLQTETTAMSAQFTLLQVSCSSLLLLLLLLLFLIEFLLLSLQRDSAGLVNQNNELKFRLQSMEQQAQLRDALNEALTAEVQRLKLAASGLVDAHDSTNTNQQTSLNARTMDCRQDQ
- the LOC122016367 gene encoding xyloglucan galactosyltransferase XLT2-like, with the protein product MFPGSPIARPHDQLLNSPPKGTPQSTPPHSASASPQHPIKFPSAYSFPFCNRPALVLSLLALQLILLLSARLLPAPRLPGPHLHRFGYGSCSSSGYIYVYDLPPVFNSDILAECHHLNPWHSRCAALSNSGFGPRADDLAGVVPSTLLPSWYSTDQFTAEVIFHRRILGHRCRTTDPSVATAFYVPFYAGLAIAKHLWSTGSSSRDRDNDGALLLRWIKDQLPWQRSGGWDHFIVLGRITWDFRRSREGDWGGNFLYMPGMENVTRLLIERNPWDSKDVGIPYPTRFHPRTAGDVREWQRFVLSRNRSTLFGFAGALRAAVKDDFRGLLMRECTRAGSGQCRHVDCGSGRCGNRSAETMGLFLDSVFCLQPRGDSFTRRSMFDCMLAGTVPVLFWRRSAYVQYGWYLPPEGEWSVFIDRREVRSGAARVREVLEGIGEERARRMRERVVEMIPRLVYAAAEEGLGEGMQDAFDVAVDGVLRGFREQRRRRLGREEDRGV
- the LOC122017088 gene encoding uncharacterized protein LOC122017088 translates to MADQGDPLAAGAGEETLERLVEASRTPQGRARLASSGALGAALHCLTDDPAPAILPLLRLVRNLCAGDATNQDAFIELGGPDQIASILLRDPPAPADVVRTALQALGNAAAAGEAHRSAVWARFFPTLLLQVARYHEPAICDPLCMVLDTCCSSGGGRQRLAELCNTETGLPILLEVITTARAVAYKGDWLYWLLCKVCIEEPYFPCVFMGLDLLGTLDNSIKCGSVHFTIDQTFLLEVLIEYLRDRPKDVSIISNLFALEVLKVLKKASSLVEFTSLGNSDLPTGCSAVDVLGYSLVILRHICAWENSVSHAGDSYVDSLLSAGLLQHLLCLLGELEPPAIIRKSMNTRDQSGPSAAARKVCPYRGYRRDLVSVIANCLHGRKKVQDEIRQLKAIPLLLQQCVVDEDNPLVREWGLWAIRNLLEGNLENQNELSEFQLQQPVNTPEIDGIGLRVVIDEKTGRPKLVNV